In Betaproteobacteria bacterium, the sequence GCGACGGCCAGAAGCTTGCGCTGGCACTCGGCGCGCAGATCATCAACGGCGATCTCGCGCTCGGGCCGGAGATCCGCTTCATCGCGCCGATCCGACCCACGCTGGTTCGCCGGCTGCCGCCGTGGCGCGGCCTCGCGCGGGCGATGGAATGGGCGATGGGCCATGTCCCGCAAGCGCTGCTGCGTCCGTTCATCATGGATTTCCTGACCACCGCACTGGCTCCCTCGCAGAGCCTGTTCGAGCACGGCGCGCTCCTGGTCAACAAGGAAGGGAAACGCTTCTGCGACGAACGCGATCGTCCCGCGCTGGCGCTGGCCGATCAGCCGGACAAGTTCGGCTACATCCTGATCGACGGCCGGCTGGCGCAGCAGTTCTCGGCGTGGCCGCATTTCATCTCGACCGCGCCCGGCATTGCTTACGCCTACGTGCCCGACTATCGCCGCAACCGCCCCGACGTTTACACCGAGGCGGCCAGCCTTGCCGAGCTTGCGGGCAAACTCGGAATGTCACCTCAGGCTCTGCAATCCGCCGTCGGCGAACGCAAGGGCGAAGCGCCGTTCATTGCACTGGGACCGGTAAAGCCGGTATTCGTGCACAACGAAGGCGGCCTCGCGGTCGACACCCGCCATCGCGTACTGGGTGCGCAGGGGAAGCCGATTCCCGGACTGTATGCCGCCGGCTCGACCGGGCAGGGGGGATTGCTGCTCAAAGGCCACGGCCATCATCTCGCCTGGGCTTTTGTTTCGGGACGGCGCGCGGGACGCATCGCGGCTTCGGAACCATCCAGTTCTTGAATCACGCTGTCTAGGTCTTGAACCACGGAGAACACGGAGAGCACGGAGGAAATGCAAGAGGAAAGAAGATGGATGGATTGAAATTCCATAAGCTGATGATCTAATTGCGGTGATATTTGATCGAACAGGTTCGTGAACTGACATCTCCAACCCGCACATTGATCTTCGTCGTTCTTGTTTTTCCTCCGTGTTCTCCGTGGTTCAAGACCTAGACAGCGTGGTTCAGGATCTAACGCGCTTGCTGCGGTTGCGCGGGATGGCGGGTTTTTTCGCTTGCGCGCGGTAGCCGAGATCACGCGAGAGGTCGTCGGCGATGGAGGCAACGCGCGTGCTCAATCGTTGCATGTCTTTCAGGGTCACACGCCATACCGGCCCGGAGATGCCGAATGCTGCGATGGTCTGTTGCGTGAAATTGCGTACCGGCGCCGCGATGCAGCGCAATTCATGGTTGAACTCCGCATCGTCGTAAGCCGTGCCGGCCGCCGCGACGCGTTTGATCTCCTCCCGCAACGCGGCCGGCGTGGTGATCGTCTTCGGCGTGTAGGCTTCGTACGGTCCGCTGCGCAGATAGGCGTCGAGATCCTCTTTCGGAAGCGCGCTCAGGAGCACCTTGCCGATGGCAGTGCAGTATGCCGGGCGCACGATGCCGACGCGCTCGCTGCTGCGAATGGAAGAACGCGCATCGACCTTGGCGATGACCGCGATACCTGCATCCGCCCTGACCGCGAGATGGGTCGTTTCCCCGGTTTCTTCCGCGAGGCGCTTCAGGTGTGGCATGGCCAGGTTCACGAGTTCGACCTCGTTGAAGGCGCCGGCCGCCTGCATGAACAGCCGGGGTCCGATGCGATAACGCCTCGCCTCGTCCTGGATGACGTAGCCGAGCACGATCAGCGTCTTGATCAGATGGAAAGTCGTGCTGGTGTGCAGGCCGGTTGCGCGACTGAGGTCGGCCAGGCTCAGTGGCTGATTGCTGCCCGCGATCGATTCGAGAATGGAGAAGGCGCGTTCGAGGGATTGCACCGTGCGCCCGGGCGGCGCGATGCCTCCACGTGGCGCTCTGCCCGCCGGCTTCACGCGGGAACCGCTTTTTGCCTGCGCTGTTTTGCTCTGGGGCGTGGTCGTCTGCATGATCGCGGGGATTCTAGCCGGAGGATCGTGATCCCACAACGACGAGTGCTGACCGGTTGCTGCGTTTGCCGGCTGGAGAGAGCGCGTAGAATGGCTGCTCCATGCGCGAAACGGGAGGAAACATGGCGATGAACCGGAATACGACAGCGATTCGATTTTGCGCGGCATTGTTTTCCATCGTCTGTCTCTATGCCGCGCCCGCGCGCGCGGGCGATGCGCAAGGCGTCCAGCGCATGGCCGTGTTGTACTGCGGCGAGAGCGATACGAAAGACGTCTCGGTCTGGTCGCCCGGCGTCGATGTGGGTCAGCCGCGCGAATTCAGCGACAGTTGTTATCTGATCCGCCACGGCAAA encodes:
- a CDS encoding FAD-dependent oxidoreductase, yielding MKPEEAFDVIIVGGGGSGLAAAIEARAADAQVVLLEKNGKLGGSTAWSIGSITATGTPHQIKRGISDRPQDHYADMPLFAGELAGRDNDELRRILCDEVPDAFRWLMSLGVRFYGPMPEPPHKQPRMHNVLPNSLSYIYHLGRHARGVGVDVRLGVRATSLIDEGGRVTGVACSDGRIFHARRAVILAAGDFTNDPELKSRYMGAQQAKVEGVNAMATGDGQKLALALGAQIINGDLALGPEIRFIAPIRPTLVRRLPPWRGLARAMEWAMGHVPQALLRPFIMDFLTTALAPSQSLFEHGALLVNKEGKRFCDERDRPALALADQPDKFGYILIDGRLAQQFSAWPHFISTAPGIAYAYVPDYRRNRPDVYTEAASLAELAGKLGMSPQALQSAVGERKGEAPFIALGPVKPVFVHNEGGLAVDTRHRVLGAQGKPIPGLYAAGSTGQGGLLLKGHGHHLAWAFVSGRRAGRIAASEPSSS
- a CDS encoding IclR family transcriptional regulator, which encodes MQTTTPQSKTAQAKSGSRVKPAGRAPRGGIAPPGRTVQSLERAFSILESIAGSNQPLSLADLSRATGLHTSTTFHLIKTLIVLGYVIQDEARRYRIGPRLFMQAAGAFNEVELVNLAMPHLKRLAEETGETTHLAVRADAGIAVIAKVDARSSIRSSERVGIVRPAYCTAIGKVLLSALPKEDLDAYLRSGPYEAYTPKTITTPAALREEIKRVAAAGTAYDDAEFNHELRCIAAPVRNFTQQTIAAFGISGPVWRVTLKDMQRLSTRVASIADDLSRDLGYRAQAKKPAIPRNRSKRVRS